The following are encoded together in the Terriglobales bacterium genome:
- a CDS encoding tetratricopeptide repeat protein encodes MKKTATVLILSLTCAGALAQQKKTEPASAPASPAPATEQAAPQDAPPAPKAAAPKAPDRASAYYHYAMAHIFEELVVMYGRTEYGNRAIEEYKLALENDPDSSYLSAGLAELYAKTGRIRDAVLEAQEIIKKNPNNLDARKLLGRIYLRSLGDVQGGQGSNEMLRLAIQQYEQIVRIDPTSVEDHVLLGRLYRMNNELLKAEQEFKTAISIDPDSEDAVTTLAYLYNEEGNTAKAAQVLSSVPDAARTAKLYMALGYTYEQQKEYKKAVDAYRKATDQDKDNLDAVRGLAQNLLNDGQAEAALEQFKVIADSDPQDTTTLVRMADIYRRNGKFDAGLDVLKKAEALVQDSIEIPYNRALIYEAQGRYDEAAVILNQLANRKPAGSTPSNAERNNRAVFLERLGTVYREAGKTQLAVEAFRKMLDLGDENVARGYDQLIETYRDAKQWQDATNTAQEAVGRLPQNRAMKLVLAGQMADSGKSEEAVAQVKAMLKGAPEDREVYIALAQIQSRLRHWPEAEEAIAKALDLSKKQEEKDYAAFIQGSIYERQKKYESAEEAFKRVIASDPNSAMALNYLGYMLADRGVRLDEALGYIKKAVELDPQNGAYLDSLGWVYYKMGNYELAEDNLRKASEKINNDATIQDHLGDLFNKTGRLKLAAAHWERALEEWNRSVAAEVDNNDVAKVQKKLESAKTKLAQQQSSVK; translated from the coding sequence ATGAAGAAAACGGCAACCGTACTTATCCTGAGTCTCACGTGCGCGGGCGCGTTGGCGCAACAGAAGAAGACCGAACCGGCCAGCGCTCCCGCAAGTCCCGCGCCGGCAACGGAACAGGCAGCTCCGCAGGACGCGCCGCCGGCCCCGAAGGCGGCCGCGCCGAAGGCGCCGGACCGCGCCTCGGCCTACTACCACTACGCGATGGCGCACATCTTCGAAGAGCTGGTGGTGATGTACGGCCGCACCGAGTACGGCAACCGGGCCATCGAGGAATACAAGCTGGCGCTGGAGAACGATCCGGACTCGTCGTATCTGAGCGCCGGGCTGGCCGAGCTGTACGCCAAGACGGGGCGCATCCGCGACGCGGTGCTCGAGGCGCAGGAGATCATCAAGAAAAACCCGAACAACCTGGACGCGCGCAAGCTGCTGGGGCGCATCTATCTGCGGTCGCTGGGCGACGTGCAGGGCGGACAGGGCTCGAACGAGATGCTCAGGCTGGCCATCCAGCAGTACGAGCAGATCGTGCGCATCGATCCCACCAGCGTTGAAGATCACGTGCTGCTGGGCCGCCTGTACCGCATGAACAACGAACTGCTGAAGGCGGAGCAGGAATTCAAGACGGCGATCAGCATCGATCCGGATTCGGAAGACGCGGTGACAACGCTGGCCTACCTGTACAACGAAGAGGGCAACACGGCGAAGGCGGCGCAGGTGCTGAGCAGCGTGCCCGACGCGGCGCGCACCGCCAAGCTGTACATGGCGCTGGGCTACACCTACGAGCAGCAGAAGGAATACAAGAAGGCGGTTGACGCCTACCGCAAGGCCACCGACCAGGACAAGGACAACCTGGACGCGGTGCGGGGGCTGGCGCAAAACCTGCTGAACGACGGCCAGGCAGAGGCGGCGCTGGAGCAGTTCAAGGTGATTGCCGACTCCGATCCGCAGGACACGACCACGCTGGTGCGCATGGCCGACATCTACCGGCGCAACGGCAAGTTCGACGCGGGACTCGACGTGCTGAAGAAAGCCGAAGCGCTGGTGCAGGACTCGATCGAGATTCCGTACAACCGGGCGCTGATCTACGAGGCGCAGGGGCGGTACGACGAAGCGGCGGTGATCCTGAACCAGCTCGCGAACCGCAAGCCGGCGGGGAGCACGCCGAGCAACGCCGAGCGCAACAATCGCGCGGTGTTTCTGGAGCGGCTGGGCACGGTGTATCGCGAGGCGGGCAAAACGCAGCTGGCCGTCGAGGCCTTCCGCAAGATGCTCGACCTGGGCGATGAGAACGTGGCGCGCGGGTATGACCAGCTGATCGAAACTTATCGCGACGCCAAGCAGTGGCAGGACGCCACGAACACGGCGCAGGAAGCGGTTGGGCGGCTGCCGCAGAACCGCGCCATGAAGCTGGTGCTCGCCGGCCAGATGGCCGACTCCGGCAAGAGCGAAGAGGCGGTTGCGCAGGTGAAGGCGATGCTGAAGGGCGCGCCCGAGGACCGCGAGGTGTATATCGCGCTGGCGCAAATCCAGAGCCGGCTGCGGCACTGGCCGGAGGCGGAAGAGGCGATCGCCAAGGCGCTCGATCTCTCGAAGAAGCAGGAAGAGAAGGACTATGCCGCCTTCATCCAGGGCTCGATCTACGAGCGGCAGAAGAAGTACGAGTCCGCGGAAGAGGCCTTCAAGCGGGTGATCGCGTCGGACCCGAACAGCGCGATGGCGCTGAACTATCTCGGGTACATGTTGGCCGACCGCGGCGTGCGGCTGGACGAGGCGCTGGGATACATCAAGAAGGCGGTGGAACTCGATCCACAGAACGGCGCGTACCTGGATTCGCTGGGCTGGGTCTACTACAAGATGGGCAACTACGAGCTGGCGGAAGACAACCTGCGCAAGGCGAGCGAGAAGATCAACAACGACGCAACCATCCAGGACCATCTCGGCGACCTGTTCAACAAGACAGGACGCCTGAAGCTGGCGGCAGCGCACTGGGAACGCGCGCTGGAGGAGTGGAACAGGTCGGTGGCGGCGGAAGTGGACAACAACGACGTCGCCAAAGTGCAGAAGAAGCTCGAGTCGGCGAAAACGAAGCTGGCGCAGCAGCAGAGCAGCGTGAAGTAG
- a CDS encoding DUF2277 domain-containing protein: MCRNIKTLFNFEPPVTEDEVRAASLQFVRKITGFNKPSKANEAAFNGAIEDVAEISLRLLRSLETSAPPRNREEEAAKAKARAALRFGSQH; encoded by the coding sequence ATGTGCCGGAACATCAAAACGCTGTTCAACTTTGAGCCGCCGGTGACCGAAGACGAGGTGCGGGCGGCGTCGCTGCAGTTCGTGCGCAAGATCACCGGGTTCAACAAGCCGTCGAAGGCGAACGAGGCGGCGTTCAACGGGGCGATTGAGGACGTGGCCGAGATTTCCTTGCGCCTGCTGCGCTCACTGGAGACCAGCGCTCCACCGCGCAATCGAGAAGAAGAAGCCGCCAAGGCGAAGGCGAGGGCAGCGCTGCGATTTGGAAGCCAACATTGA
- a CDS encoding AI-2E family transporter — translation MAHPSVSQQRIVLGTMLGVQLLLLFWFAWPFVSAFLLAGVIAIVLHPANERTSRRLRRPGLASLLTTLAVFVVMWSTVSLFGVRLVKDAVRLQEAVKQQSQGGGNKITAATDRVLDALAARLPVPRETIREQLISGVKVGGTYLLGKIREGFAGATSALITVLLATFFLYYLLRYGAGWVRHVAALSPLSPGVTDNLLRTARDSIVANVNGVFVVALAQGVCLTLAFWFVEVSSPLLWGFFGGVASIIPLVGAPLVWAPMAIWLAMAGSYWKAIGLALWGSLFVGSLDNILRPLVVGKRVKMNPVLVGFSMLGGTFAIGPIGLLAGPLLVAMTQAVVEELQRMTPAGESAPGGVIAAVSRSVKGD, via the coding sequence ATGGCACATCCCTCCGTTTCACAACAGCGGATTGTTCTCGGGACCATGCTTGGGGTGCAGCTCCTGCTGCTCTTCTGGTTTGCCTGGCCGTTTGTCAGCGCCTTCCTGCTGGCGGGCGTAATTGCGATCGTGCTGCACCCGGCGAATGAACGGACCAGCCGCCGATTGCGGCGTCCCGGATTGGCGAGCCTTCTGACCACGCTGGCGGTGTTCGTTGTCATGTGGTCAACGGTCTCGCTGTTCGGCGTGCGGCTGGTGAAAGACGCGGTGCGGCTGCAGGAAGCGGTGAAGCAGCAATCGCAAGGCGGCGGCAACAAGATCACCGCAGCCACCGACCGCGTGCTGGATGCACTGGCGGCGCGGCTGCCGGTGCCGCGGGAGACGATTCGAGAGCAGTTGATTTCGGGCGTCAAGGTGGGCGGGACCTATCTTCTGGGCAAGATTCGGGAGGGCTTCGCCGGGGCGACGTCGGCGCTGATCACGGTGCTGCTGGCGACCTTCTTCCTCTATTACCTGCTGCGATACGGGGCAGGGTGGGTGAGGCATGTGGCGGCGCTGTCGCCGCTGAGTCCTGGCGTGACCGACAACCTGCTGCGGACGGCGCGGGACTCGATTGTCGCCAACGTGAACGGCGTGTTCGTGGTGGCGCTGGCACAGGGAGTATGCCTGACGCTGGCGTTCTGGTTCGTGGAGGTTAGCTCGCCGCTATTGTGGGGATTTTTCGGGGGCGTGGCGTCCATTATTCCCCTGGTGGGGGCGCCGCTGGTCTGGGCGCCGATGGCGATCTGGCTGGCGATGGCGGGTTCTTACTGGAAGGCAATCGGGCTGGCGCTGTGGGGCTCCCTGTTTGTGGGCTCGCTGGACAACATTCTGCGGCCGCTCGTGGTGGGCAAGCGGGTAAAGATGAATCCCGTGCTGGTGGGATTCTCCATGCTGGGCGGGACGTTTGCGATTGGGCCCATCGGGTTGCTGGCCGGTCCGCTGCTGGTTGCGATGACGCAGGCGGTGGTGGAGGAGCTTCAAAGGATGACTCCGGCCGGGGAGTCGGCGCCAGGCGGCGTGATTGCCGCCGTATCGCGAAGCGTGAAAGGTGATTGA